In Larimichthys crocea isolate SSNF chromosome XXII, L_crocea_2.0, whole genome shotgun sequence, the genomic stretch GCGCTCCAAAGAGGCTGAAAATTCACTAGgctaaacacaaagaaaccaaagggctagactaagaagtacaacaaaaaaatcactgttacgaggaaggaaaacaaaagacactaGAGCTATAATGCTAAGGCTGTGGGCTATGAAATAAGGCTTTGGCGAACGCTGCaagagacgaaacactttggcacaagacaaagggagacgcagacaatatatacacagggtaatggggaacaggtggaaacaatcagggcggggaagacaatcagaccagtgacacatgaggaagggcaagtgacctgaaacgagaggacaggtaaataccaaaataaaacaggaaatgacgagacaggacaaaaacttaacttgacctcaccgcagtgtgacaaaaacatttttttgagtgCATGTTGACAATGAGATGTTCTGGAATAAGAGGCAAAATACCCATGAATGGTTACCtgaataagcaactgtttgctaacaagttaGCGATGTGGACTTTTAGGTATGGTAAGGTAAGGTATTTAAGATATGCACTGTTGTATTCACAATTTGTTTCATTCTCTCCTTTcttaacaaatacacatttctatgagagtaatttaataataattcacaaaACAGCTGTCAAAAAGTCTTTAGGCTTGACAGAAGAACAGAATCATAATCTTTATATTAAATGGAATAGAAAGAGTccatattgtttgtttgaagaaaCTATTAACAAAGTACTCAGAAGTACACTGTGTATTTAGCAGCCTTGTTATCAGTTTATGAAATAGATGCAAgttattacatgtttttatatctaACAATAAAACGCACAAGGAAATAATCCCCCAAACCTCAATGTCACATCCATGTCTTTTTATGAAGGAGCATGAAGCTTATGACTTTAAGAattatatgatgatgatgatgatgatgatgatataaaattatgtatatatatttacatatatacaatcacaacaaaacaatagGCATGTATAAATACGTTAGCAAAATGTATTACCCATTAGTAATGGACTTAAAGGAAATATGAAAAGAACctataaaatgtgtattttaatcCTGGCATCCACACCCAAGAAGTTTTAGTGCCATTGCAATGACTATAGCCAATAAAATGTTCCCTTGTGTTTGCACATTATAAGtatgcaacaataaaaaagaaaggatgGTGGGAGGATTGAAAGGGTGTTGACGGGAACATGATGCAAAACCCATTTAGAAACAGTGAGGAGAGTTATAAAAGTGTCCTTGTCTGCACGTGAAGTATATAAGAGCTCCTGAAGATTTGAACAGTCCTCCACATTATCACAGTCACGCAGGGAAAATCAGACAAGGAAGACGTGGAATCATTGCTAGGTATGTACCACTTAGTCATCTTAGAATGCAGAACGTTTATGTACGAGTACAACTGTATGAGCTgccataaaatatgttttttaagtGTATTTCATGAACACGGTTTAATCTATGGGTATTGGTTGTTAGCACTGTGTTGCTGGTATGACTGTACATGTGTCGAAATTGTAAATGATTTATGTGAAGTAAACTGCAATTCCATATTAGTTCACTTCAAGTAATAAGTCACCACAACGATCCTTGTAAAGAAAATGCATTTCTGTAGGCTTAGCACTTTTCTTGCAAAAACAAATCCCAGAACACACAGAATGAGTACAGAGGGGACAACTAAAACTAAGACTACTAAAACAAGGACATTCTGCACAcagcattttctttatttttcactccTACACCAGTGCTCAAAAACAACCGATTATCATCTTGATGATTCAAATGCTCGTGACTCAGTCACAAGCATTTTGTCACGTCATGTAGTGCGATTTATGTCGGTTTTAACTGCTGCTTCATCATCTTGGCTGACATTTTATCGTACAGTGCatattctttgtgtttgtgtcattaatATCTAAATTTGATTGTTTTAGGTAAAGACTGCCTCACAAAGAAACTTTGATCGAGAGTAGGGACAATTggaatttatgtatttatctaGTTAGTGGGCCTACGGCTTTAGAAATATTTGTTGAGTGTAGTTTagatgaagattttttttttctctttccaatGATCTTCTTTTACCTTCAGGTTTTcaagaaagacaaaaatgaagTTGATGTTCAGACTTCCGCTGCATTTGCTCCTGTACTGTGCAATCCAGGCATTGGGTAAGTAAAGAATTTAACTGACCAACCtctttcaattattttattccaaTAACAATGTATTCTGACCAGCTTTAAGCTTTCGCTGCTTCAATCAGCCATTCCTTTAAGTTTCCCCGTtctctcacttttctttcctAAGCGGTCAAGATCCAGTCTCTGCCAGAGGTCAACAGTGATGGTGTTATACAGACAGAGCTAGAGAAGTCTGTGTCTCTGGTTTGTGAGCCTGACAGCAGCTCTGACCCTCAGGGTGATGAAGAGTTGGTCTGGCTGAGGAACGGTGCTGTCGTCAATCTGAAAGAAGGAAATAAGGAGGGTCGCAGCAGCGTGTGTGTTACACCTGTCATCTATGACGACAACGGTGCCACGTTCACCTGCCGCCTAGGCAAGAACACCACAGTCAGTGCCTCGGTCACCCTGAATGTCACATGTGAGTCccttcaaataaatgtcaaacaaagtCAATAATAATAGACTAACTAATGTTTAGCTTTAGGTTTACTAAGAATAGTGTTAGTTGGTCTGTCAGTCCACTATTTAGGGGCATACTTAAATATCTCAGCTAATTATTGGCTGGGTtaccatgaaattttgtacaaaTATTTATGGGCTGTGGTCAAACTATCAGAAAAATAACATCCTATGTCCTCCTTGACCTCTTCAAGGAAAGACGTGAAAGAGAATTCATGAGGAAAAGACGCCCGCTGTGTTCAGAGAATCTCAGGCTACGTAATTGTGCAACAGCAGATGTTATTGACGTGGGGCCGCAGGGAATTGTGGGACAGCATTATCTCGTCTTTGtcatacaaaaacaatacaaaacctTGTCTGGGAACCCCGAATGTGTCATTGATGTTTCAGTCTGTACCAAGGTGGTGGAGCAACCAATAAGCCAACATATACCATTATTATGGCTAAAAAATCCTGACTACTAGGTTAATACAATTTAAGTTGAGAAATAAAAGCACTGGAACTTCAATGAAGTCTGTAACATATCCTCTGCGATGTTCCCCTTCAGATGCTCCTCAAATCTCTGGGTCAGATTATGTTATGGTAGAAGAAGAGGCAGAGTTACTCCTGCAGT encodes the following:
- the tmigd1 gene encoding transmembrane and immunoglobulin domain-containing protein 1, which translates into the protein MKLMFRLPLHLLLYCAIQALAVKIQSLPEVNSDGVIQTELEKSVSLVCEPDSSSDPQGDEELVWLRNGAVVNLKEGNKEGRSSVCVTPVIYDDNGATFTCRLGKNTTVSASVTLNVTYAPQISGSDYVMVEEEAELLLQCDIWANPPVSSVSWTLNGIRVDLEAGGFTVSNDGFKSRLSANKAEKRLHEGTYQCSASSSIYGVHTKLFYVTLTEKTIKFPLMPMIAGLVVVFLTALLAVISRWDKITKCCK